A genomic stretch from Haloarchaeobius amylolyticus includes:
- a CDS encoding FlaD/FlaE family flagellar protein yields the protein MGLRDILADFLGTDGNQARGNGPGAGQGQQQQSAQGPQGGMGGQGGQGGMPGQGGPGTQPQTAGVSIDELDQEEQIETLEQRIDGMEEDLHSSQNQLETIQGSQEQVADRIEDVNDTVRQLLGIYDQLTASANPFMEGGQPGAAMDEDAEGFGLAVDAEEPAGMPAGDEDEEAEHDDEDPDDREVPVEPTASTGEADADEDEGAADEEAVSFDDLKAEQAAEAAAEADHEALDDDGDTEQTTHAEDDDEPDNEIQVEATAETEDAEMSTVEQEPARPDRDGDDESPAADAAADPFVTASGPGNDATLPDLADTYATDIIVFEWMTDLVTSAGPAATLRAIAYYEEIGWISPAVKAYLEGVLSGPDLDLNVDPSRDPEELDAEDHAESYEYIMKLSAVQETMDDTGL from the coding sequence ATGGGACTCCGAGACATCCTCGCCGATTTCCTCGGCACGGACGGCAACCAGGCACGGGGCAACGGACCCGGTGCCGGGCAGGGCCAGCAACAGCAGTCGGCGCAGGGGCCCCAGGGTGGGATGGGCGGCCAGGGTGGCCAGGGCGGCATGCCCGGACAGGGCGGTCCCGGCACCCAGCCCCAGACCGCGGGCGTCTCCATCGACGAGCTCGACCAGGAAGAGCAGATCGAGACGCTCGAACAGCGTATCGACGGGATGGAGGAGGACCTGCACAGTTCGCAGAACCAGCTCGAGACCATCCAGGGCTCGCAGGAGCAGGTCGCCGACCGCATCGAGGACGTGAACGACACGGTCCGCCAGCTGCTCGGCATCTACGACCAGTTGACCGCCAGCGCGAACCCGTTCATGGAGGGCGGGCAACCGGGGGCGGCCATGGACGAGGACGCCGAGGGGTTCGGCCTCGCCGTCGACGCCGAGGAACCGGCCGGGATGCCGGCCGGCGACGAGGACGAGGAGGCCGAACACGACGACGAGGACCCGGACGACAGGGAGGTCCCTGTCGAGCCGACCGCGTCGACGGGCGAGGCCGACGCAGACGAGGACGAGGGCGCCGCCGACGAGGAGGCGGTCTCGTTCGACGACCTGAAGGCGGAACAGGCGGCCGAGGCGGCCGCCGAAGCGGACCACGAGGCACTCGATGACGACGGTGACACGGAACAGACGACGCATGCGGAGGATGACGATGAACCGGACAACGAGATACAGGTCGAGGCGACGGCCGAGACGGAGGACGCGGAGATGAGTACCGTCGAACAGGAACCCGCCCGCCCGGACCGGGATGGCGACGACGAGTCACCGGCGGCCGATGCGGCGGCGGACCCGTTCGTCACGGCCAGCGGGCCCGGGAACGACGCGACACTGCCGGACCTCGCGGACACGTACGCGACGGACATCATCGTGTTCGAGTGGATGACCGACCTCGTGACCAGCGCGGGCCCCGCGGCGACGCTGCGGGCCATCGCGTACTACGAGGAGATCGGGTGGATCTCGCCGGCGGTCAAGGCCTACCTCGAGGGCGTGCTCTCGGGGCCGGACCTCGACCTGAACGTCGACCCGAGTCGCGACCCGGAGGAACTGGACGCCGAGGACCACGCCGAGAGCTACGAGTACATCATGAAGCTCAGCGCGGTCCAGGAGACGATGGACGACACCGGACTGTAA
- a CDS encoding archaellin/type IV pilin N-terminal domain-containing protein has protein sequence MNVTESKDGDRGQVGIGTLIIFIAMVLVAAVAAGVLINTAGMLEAKASDTSSDAQAQVSNHITVVSATGEVNANGTGITKVNITLMKAAGAGDIDLTKASFEWVSDTSAVTLSESDAAINLTKMSGDSNTTLNDRSDRIRVTINVTDPAVEGTYLAEGEKAMLQIVDASGAKTLYGVNVPSTISDEKFVKV, from the coding sequence ATGAACGTAACGGAATCAAAAGATGGTGACCGCGGGCAGGTCGGAATCGGCACCTTGATCATCTTTATCGCGATGGTCCTGGTGGCCGCAGTTGCAGCTGGCGTGTTGATCAACACGGCCGGCATGCTCGAAGCGAAGGCGTCGGACACGAGTTCCGACGCCCAGGCCCAGGTCTCGAATCACATCACCGTCGTTTCGGCGACCGGTGAGGTGAACGCAAACGGCACCGGCATCACCAAGGTCAACATCACCTTGATGAAAGCAGCCGGTGCCGGCGACATAGACCTGACCAAGGCGTCCTTCGAGTGGGTCTCCGACACGTCAGCAGTGACGCTGTCGGAGTCCGACGCCGCGATCAATCTCACGAAGATGAGCGGCGACTCGAACACGACGCTGAACGACCGCTCCGACCGTATCCGCGTCACCATCAACGTCACTGACCCAGCAGTCGAAGGAACGTACCTCGCAGAGGGCGAAAAAGCGATGTTACAGATAGTCGACGCGTCGGGCGCAAAGACGCTCTACGGCGTCAACGTCCCGTCGACCATCTCCGACGAGAAATTCGTCAAAGTCTGA